Proteins encoded in a region of the Marinococcus sp. PL1-022 genome:
- the rpsG gene encoding 30S ribosomal protein S7 gives MSRKGPAPRRDVLPDPIYNSKLVTRMINRVMNDGKKGKAQNILYRAFNLVQERSGQEPMEVFDQAMKNVMPVLEVKARRVGGANYQVPIEVKPDRRTTLALRWIVSYARLRGEKTMEERLANEILDASNNTGSAVKRREDTHRMAEANKAFAHYRW, from the coding sequence ATGTCTCGTAAAGGACCAGCACCACGCCGTGATGTTCTGCCTGATCCTATTTATAACTCCAAGCTTGTTACACGCATGATCAACCGTGTAATGAATGATGGCAAAAAAGGAAAAGCGCAAAATATCCTATACAGAGCATTTAACCTCGTGCAGGAGCGTTCCGGTCAGGAGCCGATGGAAGTTTTCGATCAGGCTATGAAGAACGTTATGCCTGTACTGGAAGTAAAAGCCCGCCGTGTAGGGGGAGCTAACTATCAAGTACCAATCGAAGTTAAACCAGATCGTCGTACGACCCTGGCGCTTCGTTGGATCGTAAGCTACGCCCGTCTTCGTGGAGAAAAAACCATGGAAGAGCGTCTTGCAAATGAAATTCTTGATGCTTCCAATAACACAGGATCTGCTGTTAAGCGTCGCGAAGATACTCATCGTATGGCTGAAGCAAACAAAGCGTTTGCTCACTACCGCTGGTAA
- a CDS encoding 50S ribosomal protein L7ae-like protein, which yields MSYEKVTQADEVLIGTKQTLKAIEHGTASEIIVAEDAAAEIQQRILKAANESSVSIQFVDSMKKLGKACGIDVGAATIALKKQ from the coding sequence ATGTCTTATGAAAAAGTAACACAGGCTGACGAAGTTTTAATTGGAACTAAACAAACGCTTAAAGCGATTGAACATGGCACAGCTTCCGAAATCATTGTGGCAGAAGATGCCGCTGCAGAAATTCAGCAGCGTATTCTTAAAGCAGCAAATGAAAGCAGTGTTTCCATCCAGTTTGTCGATTCGATGAAAAAACTTGGAAAAGCTTGCGGAATTGATGTAGGAGCGGCTACGATCGCTTTAAAAAAGCAATAA
- the tuf gene encoding elongation factor Tu, translating into MAKEKFDRSKTHANIGTIGHVDHGKTTLTAAITTVLHKKYSRGTAMAYDAIDGAPEERERGITISTAHVEYETDSRHYAHVDCPGHADYVKNMITGAAQMDGAILVVSAADGPMPQTREHILLSRQVGVPSIVVFLNKVDMVDDEELLELVEMEVRDLLSEYDFPGDDVPIISGSALKALEGDEEYENKILELMEAVDNYIPTPDRDKDKPFMMPVEDVFSITGRGTVATGRVERGVLNVGDEIEIIGIDEDSRKSTVTGVEMFRKLLDYAEAGDNIGALLRGVSRDDIKRGQVLAKPGSITPHTNFKAEVYVLSKDEGGRHTPFFSNYRPQFYFRTTDVTGIIQLPEGVEMVMPGDNVEMTVELINPIAIEEGTKFSIREGGRTVGAGVVSTIQK; encoded by the coding sequence ATGGCAAAAGAAAAATTCGACCGTTCGAAAACGCATGCGAACATTGGTACTATCGGTCACGTTGACCATGGTAAAACAACTTTGACTGCTGCGATCACAACGGTACTTCACAAAAAATATTCCCGCGGAACGGCTATGGCCTATGACGCAATCGACGGTGCACCTGAAGAGCGTGAGCGTGGAATTACGATCTCTACTGCACACGTAGAGTACGAAACAGATTCCCGTCACTATGCACACGTTGACTGCCCAGGTCACGCTGACTATGTTAAAAACATGATCACTGGTGCAGCTCAAATGGACGGAGCGATTCTCGTTGTGTCTGCAGCTGACGGCCCAATGCCTCAGACTCGTGAGCACATCCTGCTTTCCCGTCAGGTTGGTGTACCATCCATCGTTGTTTTCTTGAACAAAGTTGACATGGTAGACGACGAAGAGCTTCTCGAACTCGTAGAAATGGAAGTTCGCGACCTCTTATCCGAATATGACTTCCCTGGTGACGATGTACCAATCATCAGCGGTTCTGCTCTGAAAGCCCTTGAAGGCGACGAAGAGTATGAAAACAAAATTCTTGAACTGATGGAAGCTGTAGACAACTACATTCCAACTCCAGACCGTGACAAAGACAAGCCGTTCATGATGCCAGTAGAGGACGTATTCTCTATCACAGGCCGTGGCACAGTTGCAACTGGCCGTGTTGAGCGTGGCGTTCTTAACGTTGGGGATGAAATTGAAATCATCGGTATCGATGAAGACTCCCGCAAATCCACGGTTACTGGTGTGGAAATGTTCCGTAAGCTTCTTGACTATGCAGAAGCTGGCGACAACATTGGTGCGCTTCTCCGCGGTGTTTCCCGCGATGACATCAAACGTGGTCAGGTTCTTGCAAAGCCAGGTTCGATTACTCCACACACTAACTTCAAAGCAGAAGTTTATGTACTTTCCAAAGACGAAGGTGGACGTCATACTCCATTCTTCTCTAACTACCGCCCACAGTTCTACTTCCGTACTACGGACGTAACTGGTATCATCCAACTGCCTGAAGGCGTTGAGATGGTAATGCCTGGCGATAACGTAGAAATGACAGTTGAGCTTATCAACCCGATCGCTATCGAAGAAGGAACTAAGTTCTCTATTCGTGAAGGTGGCCGTACAGTTGGCGCCGGCGTTGTTTCTACTATCCAAAAATAA
- the fusA gene encoding elongation factor G, whose protein sequence is MAREFSLEKTRNIGIMAHIDAGKTTATERILYYTGRIHKIGETHEGASQMDWMSQEQERGITITSAATTAQWKNHRINIIDTPGHVDFTVEVERSLRVLDGAVAVLDAQSGVEPQTETVWRQATTYHVPRIVFVNKMDKVGADFIYSLSTLTDRLGANAQAIQLPIGAEDDFEGIIDLIEMQAYYYLDDLGTRAEAREIPEEYQAQAQEYRQKLVEAVSELDEDLMMKYLEEEEITNEELKLAIRKGTLNVEFYPVLCGSAFKNKGVQLMIDAVLDYLPSPLDVPPIKGKYPDSEEEEERPADDSGKFSALAFKVATDPYVGKLTFFRVYSGTLTSGSYVKNSTKDKRERVGRILQMHANSREEISTVYAGDIAAGVGLKDTSTGDTLVAEKDNIVLESMDFPEPVISLSVEPKSKADHDKMSIALGKLAEEDPTFQTETDEETGQTIIKGMGELHLDIIVDRLKREFKVEATVGAPQVSYRETIRQEANCEGKFVRQSGGRGQYGHVWVKFEPNEEGAGFEFVNKIVGGVVPREYVPSVQSGIEESLQSGMLAGYPVIDVKATLFDGSYHDVDSNEMAFKVAASMALREAKQKCKPVLLEPLMKVDIVVPEEYMGDVMGDVTSRRGRVDGMEARGNSQVIRSFVPLAEMFGYATTLRSNTQGRGTYSMFFDHYEEVPKSVSEDVIKQATGQ, encoded by the coding sequence ATGGCACGTGAATTCTCCTTGGAAAAAACCCGTAATATCGGAATCATGGCTCACATTGATGCTGGGAAAACAACAGCAACGGAGCGTATCCTTTATTACACGGGTCGTATCCATAAAATTGGTGAAACCCATGAAGGTGCTTCTCAAATGGACTGGATGTCACAGGAACAAGAGCGTGGTATTACTATCACCTCTGCTGCGACAACAGCCCAGTGGAAAAACCACCGTATCAATATTATCGACACTCCAGGACACGTAGACTTTACCGTAGAGGTAGAGCGTTCCCTGCGTGTGCTTGACGGAGCTGTTGCTGTATTGGATGCGCAGTCCGGCGTGGAGCCACAGACAGAAACTGTATGGCGCCAGGCAACTACCTATCATGTTCCACGTATTGTTTTTGTTAACAAGATGGACAAGGTAGGAGCGGATTTTATTTATTCCTTAAGCACACTGACAGATCGTCTCGGAGCGAATGCTCAGGCAATTCAGCTTCCGATCGGTGCTGAAGATGACTTTGAAGGAATTATCGATCTTATCGAAATGCAGGCTTACTACTACCTGGATGATCTCGGAACCCGCGCGGAAGCGCGTGAAATTCCGGAAGAATATCAGGCGCAGGCGCAGGAATACCGTCAGAAGCTGGTAGAAGCTGTATCAGAGCTTGATGAAGATCTTATGATGAAATACCTTGAAGAGGAAGAAATCACAAATGAAGAGCTCAAGCTGGCAATCCGTAAAGGAACGCTGAACGTTGAGTTTTATCCAGTACTCTGTGGTTCTGCCTTTAAAAACAAAGGTGTTCAGCTTATGATCGATGCTGTGCTCGACTATCTTCCATCTCCGTTGGATGTTCCTCCTATTAAAGGGAAATATCCGGATTCGGAAGAAGAGGAAGAGCGTCCGGCAGACGACAGCGGGAAGTTTTCTGCACTGGCCTTTAAAGTGGCCACAGACCCTTACGTTGGTAAACTTACTTTCTTCCGGGTGTACTCTGGTACACTTACTTCCGGGTCGTATGTCAAAAACTCCACCAAGGACAAGCGTGAACGTGTAGGCCGTATTCTTCAAATGCACGCAAACTCCCGTGAAGAAATTTCAACGGTGTATGCCGGTGATATTGCAGCGGGTGTCGGTTTGAAAGATACGAGTACCGGTGACACCCTTGTGGCAGAAAAAGACAACATCGTACTTGAATCGATGGACTTCCCTGAACCGGTTATTTCCCTTTCTGTAGAGCCAAAATCGAAAGCGGACCATGACAAAATGAGTATCGCTCTCGGAAAGCTTGCAGAAGAGGATCCAACCTTCCAGACAGAAACAGACGAAGAAACTGGACAAACGATCATCAAAGGTATGGGTGAGCTTCACCTTGATATCATCGTTGACCGTTTGAAACGGGAATTCAAAGTAGAAGCAACTGTAGGTGCCCCTCAGGTATCCTATCGTGAAACTATCCGCCAGGAAGCTAACTGCGAAGGTAAATTCGTACGTCAGTCTGGTGGACGCGGTCAGTACGGTCACGTTTGGGTGAAATTTGAGCCAAACGAAGAAGGCGCCGGCTTTGAATTTGTAAACAAAATCGTCGGCGGTGTGGTACCTCGTGAATATGTACCTTCCGTGCAGTCCGGCATTGAAGAATCCCTTCAAAGCGGCATGCTTGCCGGTTATCCGGTAATCGACGTAAAAGCTACTCTTTTTGACGGTTCCTATCACGATGTCGACTCTAACGAGATGGCATTTAAAGTTGCCGCTTCCATGGCTCTGCGTGAAGCAAAGCAAAAATGTAAGCCGGTACTGCTTGAACCGTTAATGAAAGTAGATATCGTGGTTCCAGAAGAATACATGGGCGACGTCATGGGTGATGTAACATCCCGCCGTGGCCGTGTAGACGGTATGGAAGCACGGGGCAACTCTCAGGTTATCCGGTCGTTCGTACCGCTTGCTGAGATGTTTGGCTACGCTACGACCCTTCGTTCGAACACGCAGGGCCGCGGAACGTATTCCATGTTCTTCGATCATTACGAAGAAGTGCCAAAAAGTGTTTCTGAAGATGTTATCAAGCAGGCAACAGGACAGTAA
- the rpsJ gene encoding 30S ribosomal protein S10 yields MAANEKIRIRLKAYDHRVLDQSAEKIVDTAKRSGAGVSGPIPLPTEKSVYTILRATHKFKDAREQFEMRTHKRLIDILTPTPQTVDSLMRLDLPSGVDIEIKL; encoded by the coding sequence ATGGCAGCTAATGAAAAAATTCGTATTCGTTTAAAAGCGTATGATCACAGAGTGTTGGATCAATCCGCTGAAAAGATTGTAGACACGGCAAAACGTTCTGGTGCAGGTGTTTCTGGACCGATTCCATTGCCAACAGAGAAATCTGTTTATACAATTCTTCGTGCTACGCACAAATTTAAAGATGCTCGTGAGCAATTTGAAATGCGTACACATAAACGTTTAATCGACATTTTAACGCCAACGCCGCAAACGGTAGATTCGCTTATGCGTTTAGATTTACCGTCGGGTGTAGACATCGAAATCAAATTATAA
- the rplC gene encoding 50S ribosomal protein L3, which yields MAKGILGKKLGMTQLFKENGELLPVTVIEAEPNVVLQKKTTESDGYEAIQLGFHDKKEARVIKPEKGHAEKANTTPKRFVREIRGTNPEDYEVGQEVSVATFAEGDIVDVTGKSKGKGFQGAIKRHNQSRGPMTHGSRFHRAPGAMGVIDPNHVLKGKKLPGRMGNNTVTVQNLEIVKVDTERNVLLVKGNVPGAKRSYVTVQNAVKANTEKA from the coding sequence ATGGCCAAAGGAATCTTGGGTAAAAAACTCGGCATGACGCAACTGTTTAAAGAAAACGGCGAACTGCTTCCAGTTACGGTCATTGAAGCAGAACCAAACGTTGTGCTTCAAAAGAAAACTACTGAGTCCGATGGATACGAAGCCATTCAGCTAGGTTTCCACGACAAAAAAGAAGCACGCGTAATCAAACCGGAAAAAGGACATGCTGAGAAAGCAAACACGACCCCCAAGCGCTTCGTTAGAGAAATCCGCGGGACAAACCCAGAGGATTACGAGGTTGGTCAAGAGGTCAGTGTAGCAACATTTGCAGAAGGAGATATCGTAGACGTCACTGGAAAATCCAAAGGGAAAGGGTTCCAGGGTGCGATCAAGCGCCATAACCAATCCCGCGGACCAATGACGCACGGCTCCCGTTTCCACCGTGCCCCTGGTGCGATGGGTGTTATCGACCCTAACCACGTATTGAAAGGTAAAAAGCTCCCTGGACGTATGGGTAACAACACCGTTACAGTACAGAACCTGGAGATTGTTAAAGTAGATACCGAGCGTAACGTGCTTTTAGTTAAAGGCAACGTTCCTGGTGCGAAACGCAGCTATGTAACAGTACAGAACGCTGTGAAAGCAAACACTGAAAAAGCATAA
- the rpoC gene encoding DNA-directed RNA polymerase subunit beta': MIDVNNFEYMKIGLASPEKIRSWTHGEVKKPETINYRTLKPEKDGLFCERIFGPTKDWECHCGKYKRIRYKGVVCDRCGVEVTRSKVRRERMGHIELAAPVSHIWYFKGIPSRMGLVLDMSPRSLEEVIYFASYTVTEPGDTPLEYKQLLSEREYRAYYDKYGKTFSAQMGAEAIRKLLQDIDLEKEVHGLKGELETAQGQRRTRAIKRLEVLEAFRHSGNHPAWMILDVLPVVPPEIRPMVQLDGGRFATSDLNDLYRRVINRNNRLKRLLDLGAPSIIVQNEKRMLQEAVDALIDNGRRGRPVTGPGNRPLKSLSHMLKGKQGRFRQNLLGKRVDYSGRSVIVVGPSLKMYQCGLPKEMALELFKPFVMKELVNRSLAHNIKSAKRKVERVHPEVWDVLEDVIREHPVLLNRAPTLHRLGIQAFEPTLVEGRAIKLHPLVCTAYNADFDGDQMAVHVPLSAEAQAEARVLMLAAQNILNPKDGKPVVTPSQDMVLGNYYLTLERENAMGEGSTFNDIKEVLTAYQNGYVHLHTRIALPVRALNKTNFSEEEMSKLVLTTPGKLIFNEILPTSFPYVNEPTALNLEQELPEKYVVPSTTDVKEELKNRELIQPFKKGFLGDIIAAVFKNFQIIETSKMLDRMKDLGFHYSTKAGITVGISDIVVLPDKQDVLSDSEEQVSKVMKQFRRGLITEEERYDKIISIWGSAKDIIQDKLMGTLDIRNPIFMMSDSGARGNASNFTQLAGMRGLMANPSGRIIELPIKSSFREGLTVLEYFISTHGARKGLADTALKTADSGYLTRRLVDVAQDVIIREDDCGTDRGLSVATLREGNEIIEKLQDRLIGRVAFETVRHPETNEVLAQKGELLNEDSARIIEEAGVEKVVIRSVFTCDTHHGVCKKCYGRNLATGADVEVGEAVGIIAAQSIGEPGTQLTMRTFHTGGVAGDDITQGLPRIQELVEARNPKGQAVISELSGEIVDVKDLTDKKEVTVQGALESRSYTTPYGARLRVSVGDQVEVGQALTEGSIDPKELLKVTGLDQVQQYLLKEVQKVYSMQGVEIGDKHIEVMVRQMFRKIRITDSGNTDALPGSLVEVHAFEKANREALQKHHQPAVGQPVILGITKASLETDSFLSAASFQETTRILTDAAIRGKRDELLGLKENVIIGKLVPAGTGMQRYRSLEQVLPEEAVEEMQESGEEVYSSE; this comes from the coding sequence TTGATAGACGTCAATAACTTTGAATATATGAAAATTGGACTTGCCTCTCCGGAAAAAATTCGTTCCTGGACACACGGCGAAGTGAAAAAGCCAGAAACGATCAACTACCGGACGTTAAAACCGGAAAAAGACGGGCTGTTCTGTGAGCGTATTTTTGGTCCGACCAAGGACTGGGAATGCCACTGCGGTAAATACAAGCGTATTCGCTATAAAGGCGTAGTCTGCGACAGATGCGGAGTAGAAGTTACCCGTTCGAAGGTGCGCCGGGAACGCATGGGCCACATTGAACTTGCAGCTCCGGTATCTCACATTTGGTACTTTAAAGGTATTCCGAGCCGTATGGGACTTGTTCTTGATATGTCCCCGCGTTCGCTCGAAGAAGTTATTTATTTTGCTTCCTATACAGTAACGGAGCCAGGGGACACACCGCTTGAATACAAGCAGCTGCTTTCCGAAAGAGAATACCGTGCGTATTACGATAAGTACGGCAAAACCTTCTCTGCTCAAATGGGTGCAGAAGCCATCCGTAAGCTTCTCCAGGATATTGATCTTGAAAAAGAAGTACACGGCTTAAAAGGCGAACTCGAAACAGCACAAGGTCAGCGCCGCACCCGTGCGATCAAGCGTCTGGAAGTGCTTGAAGCATTCCGTCACTCCGGCAACCATCCAGCATGGATGATTCTCGATGTGCTCCCGGTTGTTCCTCCGGAAATCCGTCCGATGGTTCAGCTTGACGGCGGCCGGTTTGCAACATCTGACCTGAACGATCTGTACCGTCGTGTTATCAACCGGAACAATCGTTTGAAACGTCTTCTTGATCTGGGAGCACCAAGCATCATTGTGCAGAACGAAAAGCGTATGCTCCAGGAAGCTGTCGACGCCTTGATCGACAACGGGCGCCGCGGCCGTCCGGTTACCGGTCCCGGCAACCGGCCGCTGAAATCTCTTTCTCACATGCTGAAAGGGAAGCAGGGGCGTTTTCGTCAGAACCTTCTCGGTAAACGTGTCGACTATTCCGGTCGTTCCGTTATCGTGGTCGGGCCGAGCCTGAAAATGTATCAGTGCGGACTTCCTAAAGAAATGGCACTTGAACTGTTCAAGCCGTTTGTAATGAAAGAGCTCGTAAACCGGAGCCTGGCACACAACATTAAGAGCGCTAAACGGAAAGTGGAACGCGTGCATCCGGAAGTCTGGGACGTGTTAGAAGACGTTATCCGTGAACACCCGGTTCTTTTGAACCGTGCTCCGACGCTTCACCGCCTTGGTATTCAGGCGTTCGAACCGACGCTGGTCGAAGGGCGCGCCATCAAGCTTCACCCGCTCGTATGTACAGCGTATAACGCCGACTTTGACGGGGACCAGATGGCCGTACACGTACCGCTTTCGGCAGAAGCACAGGCAGAAGCCCGCGTGCTTATGCTTGCAGCGCAGAACATCCTGAACCCTAAGGATGGTAAGCCGGTTGTTACACCATCCCAGGACATGGTGCTTGGAAACTATTATCTGACCCTTGAGCGTGAAAACGCGATGGGTGAAGGCTCTACTTTTAACGATATAAAAGAAGTGCTCACTGCTTATCAAAACGGCTATGTGCATCTGCACACCCGTATTGCTCTGCCTGTGCGTGCGTTAAATAAAACGAACTTCAGTGAAGAAGAGATGAGCAAGCTCGTCTTAACGACACCAGGAAAGCTCATTTTCAATGAAATACTGCCGACGTCGTTCCCTTACGTGAACGAGCCGACAGCATTAAACCTTGAGCAGGAGCTCCCGGAAAAATATGTAGTACCGAGCACGACAGATGTAAAAGAAGAATTAAAAAACCGCGAACTCATTCAGCCATTTAAAAAAGGCTTCCTGGGTGACATCATTGCAGCGGTGTTTAAAAACTTCCAGATCATTGAAACGTCGAAAATGCTTGACCGTATGAAGGATCTTGGCTTCCATTACTCCACAAAAGCAGGAATTACGGTTGGTATTTCCGATATTGTGGTGCTTCCGGACAAGCAGGACGTGCTCTCGGACTCCGAAGAGCAGGTCTCGAAGGTAATGAAGCAGTTCCGGCGCGGTTTAATTACCGAAGAAGAACGCTACGATAAAATCATCAGCATCTGGGGCAGTGCCAAAGACATCATCCAGGACAAACTCATGGGCACGCTTGATATTCGCAACCCTATTTTCATGATGAGTGACTCCGGTGCCCGTGGTAACGCCTCGAACTTCACGCAGCTTGCAGGTATGCGCGGACTGATGGCCAATCCATCCGGACGAATCATCGAGCTTCCTATTAAATCGAGCTTCCGTGAAGGACTTACAGTGCTTGAGTACTTTATTTCCACGCACGGTGCGCGTAAAGGTCTGGCAGACACAGCGCTTAAAACTGCCGACTCGGGTTACCTGACCCGTCGTCTTGTGGATGTGGCCCAGGACGTTATCATCCGTGAAGACGACTGCGGCACTGACCGCGGCCTTTCAGTGGCAACGCTCCGTGAAGGCAACGAAATCATTGAAAAGCTTCAGGATCGCCTGATCGGCCGTGTAGCCTTTGAAACAGTGCGTCATCCTGAAACAAACGAAGTACTGGCTCAAAAAGGCGAGCTTCTGAATGAAGATTCGGCCCGTATTATTGAAGAAGCCGGCGTTGAAAAAGTTGTTATCCGCTCTGTCTTTACGTGTGATACACATCACGGCGTCTGCAAAAAATGCTACGGCCGTAACCTTGCCACTGGAGCCGATGTTGAAGTGGGCGAAGCAGTAGGAATCATCGCTGCCCAGTCGATCGGTGAGCCGGGTACTCAGCTTACTATGCGTACGTTCCACACAGGCGGCGTAGCCGGGGATGACATTACCCAGGGTCTTCCTCGTATCCAGGAGCTTGTTGAAGCCCGTAATCCGAAAGGGCAGGCTGTCATTTCTGAACTCTCCGGCGAAATTGTCGATGTGAAGGATCTGACGGATAAAAAAGAAGTTACGGTGCAGGGTGCGCTTGAAAGCCGCTCTTATACAACTCCGTACGGTGCCCGCCTCCGTGTAAGTGTAGGAGACCAGGTGGAAGTCGGCCAGGCTCTTACTGAAGGTTCCATCGATCCGAAAGAACTGCTGAAAGTTACCGGACTTGACCAGGTACAGCAGTATCTTCTGAAGGAAGTTCAGAAGGTATACAGCATGCAGGGCGTTGAAATTGGCGACAAGCACATTGAAGTAATGGTCCGCCAAATGTTCCGTAAAATCCGGATCACTGATTCCGGTAATACAGACGCTCTTCCTGGCAGTCTGGTGGAAGTGCACGCGTTTGAAAAAGCAAATCGTGAAGCACTTCAAAAACACCATCAGCCAGCCGTCGGACAGCCGGTCATTCTTGGTATCACGAAAGCATCGCTTGAAACGGATTCCTTCCTTTCAGCCGCTTCGTTCCAGGAAACGACAAGAATTCTTACGGACGCAGCGATTCGCGGCAAGCGCGACGAGCTGTTAGGCCTGAAAGAGAACGTTATTATCGGGAAGCTGGTTCCGGCCGGTACGGGCATGCAGCGTTACCGCAGCCTTGAACAGGTTCTCCCGGAAGAAGCCGTGGAGGAAATGCAGGAATCAGGCGAAGAAGTGTATTCGTCGGAATGA
- the rplW gene encoding 50S ribosomal protein L23, whose translation MEARDLIKKPVITERSADLMDEKKYTFEVDVKANKFQIKNAVEEIFDVQVEKVNTMNKKGKFRRFGRHEGYKPNRKKAIVTLTADSEDIEFFEGA comes from the coding sequence ATGGAAGCACGTGACTTGATTAAAAAACCCGTTATTACAGAACGCTCCGCTGACTTGATGGATGAAAAGAAATACACGTTTGAAGTAGACGTGAAAGCTAATAAATTCCAAATCAAAAACGCGGTTGAAGAAATCTTTGATGTTCAGGTAGAAAAAGTAAATACAATGAACAAAAAGGGTAAATTCCGTCGTTTTGGCCGTCATGAAGGGTACAAGCCCAACCGTAAAAAAGCGATCGTGACGCTTACAGCAGATAGCGAAGATATTGAATTCTTCGAAGGTGCTTAA
- the rplD gene encoding 50S ribosomal protein L4, producing MPTVDLLNQTGSRVGDIELADTVFGIEPNEHVLYDAVIMQQASLRQGTHKVKNRSERRGGGRKPWRQKGTGRARQGSIRSPQWVKGGIVFGPTPRSYGYKLPKKVRRLAIKSALASKAQENDLVVLDELKFDAPKTKEMVKVLSSLSIDTKVLIVTGNDDETVGLSARNLPNVTFLTASSVNVLDVVKHDKLVMTQDAVKKVEEVFA from the coding sequence ATGCCAACAGTAGATTTACTAAACCAAACCGGTTCCCGCGTAGGAGATATCGAATTAGCAGACACTGTTTTCGGTATTGAACCAAATGAGCACGTTTTGTATGACGCAGTAATTATGCAGCAAGCATCATTACGACAAGGAACGCACAAAGTAAAAAACCGTTCCGAACGCCGCGGCGGCGGACGCAAGCCATGGCGCCAAAAAGGCACAGGCCGGGCCCGTCAAGGTTCCATCCGTTCCCCGCAATGGGTGAAAGGTGGTATCGTGTTCGGTCCGACGCCAAGATCTTACGGCTACAAGCTTCCGAAAAAAGTTCGCCGTCTGGCGATCAAATCAGCACTTGCAAGCAAAGCACAGGAAAATGATCTTGTCGTGCTTGATGAGCTGAAGTTTGATGCTCCAAAAACGAAAGAGATGGTTAAAGTACTTTCTTCTCTTTCCATTGATACGAAGGTACTGATTGTTACTGGCAACGACGACGAAACTGTCGGTCTGTCCGCACGCAATCTTCCTAACGTAACATTCCTTACGGCAAGCAGTGTGAACGTCCTGGACGTTGTTAAACATGACAAATTGGTCATGACACAGGACGCCGTGAAGAAAGTAGAGGAGGTGTTCGCATAA
- the rpsL gene encoding 30S ribosomal protein S12 — protein sequence MPTINQLVRKGRQMKTKKTDSPALNRGYNSLRKVPTDQNAPQKRGVCTRVGTLTPKKPNSALRKYARVRLTNQIEVTAYIPGIGHNLQEHSVVLIRGGRVKDLPGVRYHVVRGALDTAGVQNRMQSRSKYGTKRGKKKKK from the coding sequence ATGCCAACTATTAATCAGCTGGTTCGTAAAGGCCGTCAGATGAAGACTAAAAAGACTGACTCTCCGGCATTGAACCGAGGTTACAATAGCTTGCGTAAAGTCCCAACAGATCAAAATGCTCCTCAAAAACGTGGTGTATGTACTCGTGTAGGAACACTTACTCCGAAGAAACCAAACTCGGCTCTTCGTAAGTATGCCCGTGTGCGCCTTACTAACCAAATTGAGGTTACAGCATACATTCCCGGTATTGGCCACAATCTCCAGGAGCACAGTGTAGTATTGATCCGTGGAGGCCGTGTTAAGGACCTTCCTGGTGTGCGTTATCACGTTGTTCGTGGCGCCCTTGATACTGCCGGTGTACAAAACCGCATGCAAAGCCGTTCTAAATACGGAACTAAACGCGGGAAGAAAAAGAAAAAATAA